A window of the Archaeoglobus neptunius genome harbors these coding sequences:
- a CDS encoding TIGR01177 family methyltransferase, whose translation MKFLFYLSADNLPLARMEITRLAESYGKVRSILHEGRITTVDYDGKEFFERLAYTNEVSQLVGVSSVEEIETFFRSVPVFRGKCCVRVGGLKKGANELEKRLGAVLWKRGAKISVSTPEVVYKVYVQGEKCYTGILKYVRDRKQFYLRRPDRRPFLMPFAIKPKLARALVNLTGSREEENFLDPMCGTGSFLIEAGLMGLNVMGIEFFKKIADGCRLNLDHYRIAGDVIRGDARRMPFKDETIDGIATDYPYLRSTKSAVSLENLYIESGEELYRVLKKGGYVTVVTNIDAEMYFDSFDIVFRTSERVHGSLTRRIYLMRKA comes from the coding sequence TGCCGACAATCTCCCGCTGGCCCGAATGGAGATTACAAGGCTGGCAGAGAGTTACGGGAAGGTCAGGAGTATTCTCCATGAAGGCAGAATAACCACTGTCGACTATGATGGAAAGGAGTTCTTTGAGAGACTTGCATACACAAACGAAGTATCACAGCTTGTTGGGGTATCCAGTGTGGAAGAGATTGAAACATTCTTCAGGAGTGTGCCGGTTTTCAGGGGAAAATGCTGCGTGAGGGTTGGAGGATTGAAGAAGGGTGCAAACGAGCTTGAAAAGAGGCTTGGTGCGGTGCTGTGGAAAAGAGGGGCTAAAATCAGTGTTTCCACACCCGAAGTGGTTTATAAGGTCTATGTCCAGGGAGAGAAGTGCTACACGGGAATTCTGAAGTATGTCAGGGACAGGAAGCAGTTTTACCTGAGGAGACCAGACAGGAGACCATTTTTGATGCCGTTCGCAATAAAGCCCAAACTCGCCAGGGCCCTCGTAAATCTCACCGGCAGCAGAGAAGAGGAAAACTTTCTCGATCCCATGTGCGGGACGGGGTCTTTTTTAATCGAGGCCGGGTTGATGGGGTTAAACGTCATGGGTATCGAGTTCTTTAAGAAAATTGCGGATGGATGCAGATTGAATCTCGATCACTACAGGATTGCGGGGGATGTAATTCGTGGAGATGCAAGAAGGATGCCCTTTAAAGATGAAACTATAGATGGAATTGCCACTGACTATCCCTATCTTCGATCGACAAAATCTGCAGTGAGTCTTGAAAACCTTTACATCGAGAGTGGGGAGGAGCTGTACAGAGTGTTGAAGAAAGGCGGGTACGTTACGGTGGTTACAAACATTGATGCGGAAATGTACTTCGACAGCTTTGACATAGTATTCAGGACCAGCGAGAGGGTGCACGGCAGCCTTACGAGAAGGATATACCTGATGAGGAAAGCATGA